The Acuticoccus sediminis genome contains the following window.
TGCCGCGTTCCAGCCGGCTTTCGCCGACGTTCGGGGATTGATGCGTCATAGTCCTTCATCCTCTTTTCGTTGCCGGCATATCCGGCAATCTTGGTGTCGAGGACGAGAAGGCAGGCTTGCAGTTCGGTCAGATGCGCGCGAACACGCTCGCGGTGCTGTTCGAGCAACGCGCTACGCTCCGCTTCCGTGCCGACGCCGCGCTCCCGCAAGGCCGCGTATTGCAGCATTTCCTGGATAGGCATCCCGGTCGTTTTGAGACGGTCGAGAAATTCGATCCAGATCAGGATTGATGCGTCGTAGTCACGTTGGCCCGATTGGTCCCTATCGGCATGGGGAAGCAGCCCGATCCGCTCGTAGTAGCGGATGGTGTGGGCCGAAAATCCCGAACGCTTCGACAGTTCACCAATTCTCACGATTGCCTTCTTTTGTCACGACGCACAGGGAGCTACCGGTTAGAGTGCGCTCTAAGTCAAGCGGGTATTTGTCGCTTTATCGCGTCGCGTAAGTCCTGAATTGTGACCGGATTACGTTTGCCTCACGTCGGCTCGGCCTAATGCCTCGGGGAGATCCGCATGGCCCGCCTGAAATCGCCCGGGTTCGTTCCTGCGTCTTTGCGGAAGGCACGCGCGAAATTAGCCGGTGCTGTGTACCCGAGCTCGGCGGCGATCTCTGTGATCGATGCGTTGGTCCCGACAATGAGCTCGCGGGCACGTTTGGCGCGGATGATGTTGGACAGTTTGCGAAAGTCAGTGCCGTGCTGATGCAGGGTTCTCTGCAGCGACCGGACACTCGTATCGAGCGCGCGGGCGGTACTGTCGATCGACACACTGCCCGTCAGAACCTGCGCCCATATATGCGCTGAAACGACCCCGATGAGATCCTCGCGGCTCGCCGGCTCAAGCCGGGCGCGCGCCACATCCTCGACGGTGAGCAGGCGACGGATCTGATGACCCCGGCGCGGGGCTCTCAGCAGGTGTGCTTCGAACCAGACGGCGGCGACCGGCGCGTCGAATCTGACGGGGCATTGGAATGCGTCCTCGTAGGCGGCTGGGCGCGTCGGAAGCGGGATATCGAGGTCAATTTGCAAGGGCCGCCATGCCGGTGAGAGATAGGCGCGGCAAAGGCTGAGCATGACGCCGATCGCACCCACCGCCACATGACCATAGCCATCACGACCACGTGCTGCACTGAAGTAGCAGAATCGGGCGAGTCCGCCTTCGACACTCAAAGCCGTTCGATCGCCCCGGCTTTGATAACCGATCGCCTTCATGCCGCGGTCGATGGCTGCCTTTAGGGTCTCGCCGCCGAAGATGTACTCGCCCCAACAGCCGTAGCCATCCAGAGACAGGTGCGGTGCCAGCATGAGGCCAAGTGTCGGTTCTCCCGCGCGTCTCTCCACCTCCACCAGGAAACTCGTCATCGTTGCGTGTGGAATGAAGCAGTCGCGGTCTTCGATCGCCTCGATGTCGAGCATCGCGGCACGGTTGGCATGGCGCAGCACCTTCTCGCCAAAGGCGTTCCGAACAAACCCGGGAACCCCTGCCAGCGCCGTGATCGAGAGCACCGTCAACGCGCCAGCGCCTACGAAGTGCGCCAGCCGCTGCGGCTTTGGCGCAAAATGAATGGCGGGTCGAGACACGACCAAATATCCTAGCCGCAGCGGGAGCACGTATCCGGCAAGATAGTCTTGCCGGACGGAGACTCCCAATGGGTTTGCCCATGCGTCAAGCCCAGTTTTCTGGAGACGCTCATGAAGAACATCGTTTCTGGTCTTCTGCTGGCGGCAAGCCTTTTCACCGGCGGTGCCGCGCATGCCCTGACCGCCGAAGAGGCGAAGTCCATCGCCGAGGACGCCTACGTCTTCGGCTATTCGCTGATCTCGGTGGAGATGTCGCGCAAGGTCATCACCAACGTCGAGAAGCCCGAGACGACGCGGGCCCCGATGGGGCAGTTCGCGAACCTGCGGGAGTATCCGACGGCGGCCTTTCGCGACGTCACCGCGCCGAACGCCGACACACTCTATTCCAGCACCTTCATCGACGTTTCGAAGGAGCCGTGGATCGTAAGCTGGCCCGACATGGGCGACCGCTACTACGTCTGGGAGTTCTACGACGCCTGGGTGCCGGTGGTGTTCGATCCCGGTTCGCGCACCACGGGCCAGGAAGCGCAGACCTATGCGATCACCGGTCCGGGATGGAGCGGCACGCTGCCCGAGGGCGTCAAGGAGGTGAAGGTCCCGACCTCGACGATCTGGATCCTCGGGCGGACCTACTCGACCGGCACGCCGGAGGACTACAAGGAGGTCTGGGCGCTGCAGGACCAGTACAGGCTCTATCCGCTACGCGCCTGGGGCAGGGAGTACACGCCGCCGCCAGGCAAGATCGACCCTAGCGTCGACATGAAGCGCTCGGTGCGCGACAGCGTCAACGCGCTCGACGCCGAAGGCTACTTTCAGTGGATGAATAACCTGATGGTCGACAACCCGCCGGCGCCCGAGGACGCGTCCATCGTTGCGCGGATGGTGGAGATCGGCATTGCGCCCGGCGCCGACTTCGACCTTTCAAAGTTCGAGCCCGACGTTGCCGCCGCGATCGAGGCGGCGCCGAAGGCGGCGTGGGATAAGATCGAGGCCTATACCGCGCAGTCCGGCACGGTGAACCAGGGCTGGCTGGTCAACCTGAAGATCGGCCACTACGGCACCGACTACATGGCCCGCGCCTGGCTCTCGGCCTTTGGCATCCCGGCGAACGCGCCCAAGGACGCGGTCTATCCGATCGGCCTGGCCGACGCGGACGGCGAGCCGCTTGACGCCTCGAAGCACGACTATGTCATCCGCTTCGCCTCAAAGGACGACCTGCCTCCCGCCGAGGGCTTCTGGTCGCTCACCATGTATGACACCGGCTACTTCTTCGTGCCGAACGCACTCAATCGCTACACCCTGAGCGAGCGCAACGACCTCCAGACCAACGCCGACGGCTCGATCGACCTCTACCTCCAGAAGGAGAATCCGGGGCCGGAGAAAGAGTCGAACTGGCTGCCTGCGCCAGACGGCGGTTTCATTCCCATGTTCCGCCTCTACTGGCCGAACGAGACGCCGCCATCCGTATTGGATGGA
Protein-coding sequences here:
- a CDS encoding MerR family transcriptional regulator produces the protein MRIGELSKRSGFSAHTIRYYERIGLLPHADRDQSGQRDYDASILIWIEFLDRLKTTGMPIQEMLQYAALRERGVGTEAERSALLEQHRERVRAHLTELQACLLVLDTKIAGYAGNEKRMKDYDASIPERRRKPAGTRQAGAR
- a CDS encoding DUF1254 domain-containing protein is translated as MKNIVSGLLLAASLFTGGAAHALTAEEAKSIAEDAYVFGYSLISVEMSRKVITNVEKPETTRAPMGQFANLREYPTAAFRDVTAPNADTLYSSTFIDVSKEPWIVSWPDMGDRYYVWEFYDAWVPVVFDPGSRTTGQEAQTYAITGPGWSGTLPEGVKEVKVPTSTIWILGRTYSTGTPEDYKEVWALQDQYRLYPLRAWGREYTPPPGKIDPSVDMKRSVRDSVNALDAEGYFQWMNNLMVDNPPAPEDASIVARMVEIGIAPGADFDLSKFEPDVAAAIEAAPKAAWDKIEAYTAQSGTVNQGWLVNLKIGHYGTDYMARAWLSAFGIPANAPKDAVYPIGLADADGEPLDASKHDYVIRFASKDDLPPAEGFWSLTMYDTGYFFVPNALNRYTLSERNDLQTNADGSIDLYLQKENPGPEKESNWLPAPDGGFIPMFRLYWPNETPPSVLDGTWWPPRITKAG
- a CDS encoding AraC family transcriptional regulator — encoded protein: MSRPAIHFAPKPQRLAHFVGAGALTVLSITALAGVPGFVRNAFGEKVLRHANRAAMLDIEAIEDRDCFIPHATMTSFLVEVERRAGEPTLGLMLAPHLSLDGYGCWGEYIFGGETLKAAIDRGMKAIGYQSRGDRTALSVEGGLARFCYFSAARGRDGYGHVAVGAIGVMLSLCRAYLSPAWRPLQIDLDIPLPTRPAAYEDAFQCPVRFDAPVAAVWFEAHLLRAPRRGHQIRRLLTVEDVARARLEPASREDLIGVVSAHIWAQVLTGSVSIDSTARALDTSVRSLQRTLHQHGTDFRKLSNIIRAKRARELIVGTNASITEIAAELGYTAPANFARAFRKDAGTNPGDFRRAMRISPRH